In Massilia sp. METH4, the genomic window AGACGGCGGCAATCGTGCTGGCATCGGTGAACGGCGACAAGGTCAGCCTGATCGCCGGCGTCACGGCCGATTCGATCGGCAAGGTGAAAGCCGGCGAGCTGGTGAACTTCGTTGCCCAGCAGGTGGGCGGCAAGGGCGGCGGCCGGCCGGACATGGCGCAGGCCGGCGGCACGAACCCGGCGGCACTGCCGGATGCCCTGGCAGGCGTGCAGGGCTGGGTCGAGCAACGCGTGTAAGCGCTTTTGCTTGCCGGACAGGGCGGCGCGAGCCGCCCTTTTTTTCTGCCACGTTCGCATAAAGAGCCCGCGCCGCGTCAACTGGACGCAATGCGCTGCCGTTATCGGTTGGATTGCCCGGTGACTGGAAGTCGACGGCAAGGTTGGTCCTGCCGGGCTTGCAATGCTCAACCTGGCGCAAGTTCGCGGACGTCGATGACGCAGTGCGGAAGAATCGGTTTTGGGTCTATACTGCGGTTTCTGGCCGTTGTCTCCAGCGGCCATTTACTTTTTTGAATCTCTCGTTGCAAAACTGCAACGACTCGCGAACTCTTTTGGTGCACCGCGTCAAGGCGCACTTTTTGGAGTAGACTGTCATGACTCAGCACAATATTTGGTGAGAATCTTGATGAGCGATACTTTACTCGATACCGAAATCATGGAATTTCATAAGGAAATCGATGCGCGCGGCCTGAACTGCCCGCTGCCGATCCTGAAGGCGAAGAAGGCACTGGCCGAACTGGAGAGCGGCCAGGTGTTGCGCATCGTGGCGACCGATCCCGGTTCCGTGCGCGACTTCCAGGCATTCGCCAAGCAGACCGGCAACCCGCTGTTGTCGCACGTCCAGCAGGGCGCCGAGTTTACGTTCCTGATGCAGCGTAAATAAGTCAGCCAACCACTCAAAACATCCCATCGCACCACAGGCGCCTTCATCGGCGAACAAGGGGACAGTTTCCTGGCAGCAGGACTGTCCCCTTGTTTTTTCCCACCCACCGTATTTTCCGCACCCGTCCAGCCGATTCCGCGAACAATCTTCTTTTTAGAGGCGGCCTTCTAACCTGAAATCGTACGGTCGTGCTTTAATTCCGTGCCGGCCTAGAAAAACTTTTATAATCTAGCCCATTTCACTCTCATTTTTTCCCAAAGGCATCCCATGAAAGTCCTGGTACCTGTCAAGCGCGTGGTCGACTACAACGTCAAGGTGCGCGTGAAGTCCGACGGCACTGGCGTCGATATCGCCAACGTCAAAATGTCGATGAACCCGTTCGACGAGATCGCCCTGGAAGAAGCCACGCGCCTGAAGGAAGCGGGCAAGGTGACCGAGATCGTGGCGGTGTCGGCCGGTGTGGCGCAGTGCCAGGAAACGCTGCGCACGGGCATGGCGATCGGCGCCGACCGCGGCGTGCTGATCGAGACCGGTGCCGAACTGGAGCCGCTGGCCGTGGCCAAGCTGCTCAAGGCGCTGGCCGACAAGGAGCAGCCGCAGCTGATCATCCTGGGCAAGCAGGCGATCGACGACGATTCGAACCAGACGGGCCAGATGCTGGCCGCGCTGCTGGGCTGGCCGCAAGCCACCTTCGCTTCGAAGGTCGTGCTGGAAGACGGCAAGGTCACCGTGACCCGTGAAGTGGACGGCGGCCTGGAAACCCTGTCGCTCACGCTGCCGGCGATCGTCACCACCGACCTGCGCCTGAACGAGCCGCGCTACGTGACGCTGCCGAACATCATGAAGGCGAAGAAGAAGCCGCTGGAAACGATCAAGCCGGAGGACCTGGGCGTGGACGTGACGCCGCGCCTGAAGACGCTGAAAGTGGCCGAGCCGGCCAAGCGCTCCGCCGGCGTGAAAGTGCCGGACGTTGCCACGCTGGTGTCGAAGCTGCGCACCGAAGCCAAAGTCATCTGAATAACTCGCGGCGCGTGAGGCACCGGGGCCTGCCGTATCGGCGGACCGCCCCGCACGGGGACTGACCCCAGCCTTTTCGCAGCGCCGCCACAGCAAGGGAAAAATCATGGTCGCACTCGTCATCGCAGAACACGACAACGCCAGCCTGAAAGGCAGCACCCACCATACCGTTACCGCCGCGGCGCAAGCCGGCGGTGAAGTCCACGTCCTGGTCGCCGGCGCGAATGCCTCGGCTGCCGCCCAGCAGGCCGCGCAGATTGCC contains:
- a CDS encoding sulfurtransferase TusA family protein, giving the protein MEFHKEIDARGLNCPLPILKAKKALAELESGQVLRIVATDPGSVRDFQAFAKQTGNPLLSHVQQGAEFTFLMQRK
- a CDS encoding electron transfer flavoprotein subunit beta/FixA family protein; this translates as MKVLVPVKRVVDYNVKVRVKSDGTGVDIANVKMSMNPFDEIALEEATRLKEAGKVTEIVAVSAGVAQCQETLRTGMAIGADRGVLIETGAELEPLAVAKLLKALADKEQPQLIILGKQAIDDDSNQTGQMLAALLGWPQATFASKVVLEDGKVTVTREVDGGLETLSLTLPAIVTTDLRLNEPRYVTLPNIMKAKKKPLETIKPEDLGVDVTPRLKTLKVAEPAKRSAGVKVPDVATLVSKLRTEAKVI